One genomic window of Streptomyces sp. WP-1 includes the following:
- a CDS encoding NUDIX hydrolase: protein MQWTKQNEQTVYENRWFSVNLADVELPDGRHLDHFLIRMRPVAVATVVNEANEVLLLWRHRFITDSWGWELPAGVVEDGEDIASAAARELEEETGWRPGPLHHLMTVEPSNGLTDARHHIYWSDRGEYLGHPVDDFESDRREWVPLKLVPDLIARGEVPAANMAAALLLLHHLRLAEG from the coding sequence GTGCAGTGGACGAAACAGAACGAACAAACGGTGTATGAAAACCGCTGGTTCAGCGTCAATCTCGCAGATGTCGAGCTGCCCGACGGCCGGCATCTGGACCACTTCCTCATCCGGATGCGCCCGGTGGCCGTCGCCACGGTCGTCAACGAGGCCAACGAGGTCCTGCTGCTGTGGCGGCACCGCTTCATCACCGACAGCTGGGGCTGGGAACTGCCCGCGGGTGTCGTCGAGGACGGCGAGGACATCGCGAGCGCGGCCGCCAGGGAACTGGAGGAGGAGACCGGCTGGCGGCCGGGGCCCCTGCACCACCTGATGACGGTGGAGCCGTCCAACGGCCTCACCGACGCCCGGCACCACATCTACTGGTCCGACCGGGGCGAGTACCTCGGGCACCCCGTGGACGACTTCGAGTCGGACCGCCGGGAGTGGGTGCCCCTCAAGCTCGTCCCCGACCTGATCGCCCGTGGGGAGGTCCCGGCCGCCAACATGGCGGCCGCGTTACTGCTGCTGCACCACCTCAGGCTCGCCGAGGGCTGA